One window of Branchiostoma lanceolatum isolate klBraLanc5 chromosome 6, klBraLanc5.hap2, whole genome shotgun sequence genomic DNA carries:
- the LOC136436753 gene encoding coiled-coil domain-containing protein 134-like — MGTGNMKCPASVLNFYLLFCIVLHLFVAGRCEDPPKENVAGDVLDTGNAPDHKISGWDIYKRLFAHKRMDHKDAVSTIVAMEGYAKQYKMINILLDNIFKVIPDAQTSLQQAGYYPGPFPENTDIKDALSRLLENVAFFGDILLRFPDMTHDVLKKHKEWGVIIEAAVVFCNQTQLYSEGVSQEQLMLVSQELGLKEKDPNYVNPFSKEGKMAQEQQMLQEAKSSHDKPKKKKDREKRKGPRLSRSKNEL, encoded by the exons ATGGGCACAGGAAACATGAAGTGTCCAGCAAGTGTTTTGAACTTCTACCTGctgttttgcattgttttgcacCTGTTTGTGGCAGGACGGTGCGAAGATCCTCCTAAGGAGAACGTCGCTGGTGACGTGTTGGACACTGGAAATGCACCAGATCACAAAATCTCGGGCTGGGACATCT ATAAGAGACTGTTTGCTCATAAGCGTATGGACCACAAGGATGCGGTCAGCACCATTGTTGCTATGGAGGGATATGCTAAACAGTACAAGATGATCAACATTCTCCTAGATAATATCTTTAAG GTTATTCCAGATGCACAAACTAGTCTGCAACAAGCCGGATATTATCCTGGTCCATTTCCTGAAAACACTGACATCAAGGATG CATTGTCTAGACTACTGGAAAACGTGGCGTTCTTCGGGGATATTTTGCTGAGATTCCCTGATATGACCCATGATGTTCTGAAGAAGCACAAGGAGTGGGGGGTCATCATAGAGGCTGCTGTTGTCTTCTGTAACCAGACTCAGCTGTACAGCGAGGGGGTCAGCCAGGAGCAGCTGATGTTG GTATCCCAGGAGCTGGGTCTCAAAGAGAAGGATCCTAATTACGTTAACCCATTTAGCAAGGAAGGAAAAATG GCACAGGAACAGCAGATGTTACAAGAAGCTAAATCATCTCATGACAAACCTAAGAAGAAAAAGGACAGAGAGAAACGAAAAGGACCAAGACTCAGCCGCTCCAAGAATGAACTATAA
- the LOC136436757 gene encoding H(+)/Cl(-) exchange transporter 4-like isoform X2: MESKKLLEEDMSTPKYESMNGGLPDDDDELLDIATEIATETASTTSAGSNQPFLAWFRRTVDATGMSQDDISLQPFLNSCESSTNILDSSEETMLEFGQYDDFHTIDWVRDISRDRLRHKQISRKSKESCWDLIKGTHDAWSGWLCVLFVGMAAGLFAGIVDIGASWMSDLKEGICPEAFWLNKEQCCWGSNDTTFDDRSCSQWLTWSQLFGIHTENAGTYILDYIIYVLWALSFSMIAVFLVRTLAPYACGSGIPEIKTILSGFIIRGYLGKWTLIIKSVCMMLAVSAGLSLGKEGPLVHVACCIGNFFSYLFPKYGRNEAKKREILSAASAAGVSVAFGAPIGGVLFSLEEVSYYFPLKTMWRSFFCALVAAFILRSINPFGNSHLVKFYVEYNTPWFFFELLPFILLGVFGGLYGAFFNKFNLKWCRFRKKSRMGLFPIAEVMIVTFVTALLAFPNPYTRENTSILIQRLFKDCGPVDDSDLCDYNATYAPNLNNRRNPYGEAGTGVQNAMWQLFLALILKGILTIFTFGMKVPAGLFIPSMAVGAIAGRLIGTGVEQLAYNFPDWILFDEACAGGQRCVTPGLYAMVGAAAALGGVTRMTVSLVVIMFELTGGLQYIIPIMAAVMTSKWVGDAFGKEGIYDAHIHLNGYPFLDAKEEFKHTTIAADIMRPRRGDPPLVVIEQDNMTVEELETLLQEEDYNGFPVVVSKETQLLVGFVLRRDLSHALDEARKAQDGVVSNSRVYFTTHVPGPLDVGPKPLKLKKMLDQSPFTITDQTPMEVVIDMFRKLGLRQCLVTHKGRLLGIITKKDILRHIATLANQDPDSIQFL; the protein is encoded by the exons ATGGAATCCAAGAAACTTCTGGAAGAAGACATGTCGACACCAAAGTATGAGTCCATGAACGGGGGTTTGCCGGACGACGATGACGAACTCCTGGACATTGCCACGGAGATCGCCACGGAAACGGCCAGCACGACAAGCGCAGGCAGCAACCAACCATTCCTAG CATGGTTCCGACGTACGGTTGACGCTACAGGGATGTCGCAGGACGATATCAGTCTCCAGCCTTTTCTCAACTCATGTG AGTCGTCGACCAACATTCTTGATTCTAGCGAAGAAACCATGCTAGAATTCGGCCAGTACGATGACTTCCACACGATCGACTGGGTACGGGACATTTCCCGCGACCGTTTGCGGCACAAGCAGATCTCCCGGAAGAGTAAGGAGTCGTGTTGGGATCTGATCAAGGGAACCCACGACGCCTGGTCGGgatggctgtgtgtgctgtttGTGGGAATGGCGGCAG GTCTGTTTGCAGGCATCGTTGACATCGGCGCGAGCTGGATGTCGGACCTGAAGGAGGGCATCTGTCCGGAGGCGTTCTGGCTGAACAAGGAGCAGTGCTGCTGGGGGAGTAACGACACCACCTTTGACGACAGGAGCTGCTCGCAGTGGCTGACCTGGTCCCAGCTCTTCGGCATCCACACGGAGAACGCAGGGACGTACATCCTGGACTACATCATCTACGTGCTGTGGGCGCTGTCCTTCTCCATGATCGCCGTGTTCCTGGTCAGAACGCTGGCGCCGTACGCCTGCGGATCCGGGATACCGGAG ATCAAGACCATCCTGAGTGGCTTCATCATCCGAGGTTACCTGGGGAAGTGGACCCTAATCATCAAGTCTGTGTGCATGATGTTAGCCGTGTCGGCGGGCCTGAGTCTGGGGAAGGAGGGCCCGCTGGTCCACGTGGCCTGCTGCATCGGAAACTTCTTCTCCTACTTGTTCCCCAAGTACGGCAGGAACGAGGCCAAGAAAAGAGAG ATCCTGTCAGCAGCGTCAGCAGCAGGTGTGTCGGTGGCCTTCGGTGCCCCCATAGGTGGAGTTCTCTTCAGTCTGGAAGAG GTGAGCTACTACTTCCCGTTGAAGACGATGTGGCGCTCGTTCTTCTGTGCCCTGGTGGCCGCCTTCATCCTACGTTCCATCAATCCATTCGGCAACAGCCACCTGGTCAAGTTCTACGTGGAGTACAACACTCCCTGGTTCTTCTTCGAACTCCTGCCATTCATTCTGTTGGGAGTCTTTGGG GGTCTCTATGGAGCATTCTTCAACAAGTTCAACCTGAAGTGGTGCAGATTCAGGAAGAAGTCCAGAATGGGGCTGTTTCCCATTGCTGAG gTGATGATCGTCACATTCGTCACAGCCCTGCTAGCTTTCCCCAACCCCTACACAAG gGAAAACACCAGCATTCTGATTCAGAGATTATTCAAGGACTGTGGACCTGTGGATGACTCTGACCTGTG TGACTACAACGCAACCTACGCGCCAAACCTGAACAACCGGAGAAACCCTTACGGCGAGGCGGGGACGGGCGTGCAGAACGCCATGTGGCAGTTGTTCCTGGCGCTCATACTGAAGGGCATCCTCACCATCTTCACATTCGGCATGAAG GTACCAGCTGGTCTGTTCATCCCATCCATGGCAGTGGGGGCCATCGCTGGGCGGCTCATCGGGACAGGGGTGGAACAGCTGGCCTA CAACTTCCCTGATTGGATCCTGTTTGACGAGGCGTGTGCGGGAGGACAGAGGTGCGTCACGCCGGGTTTGTACGCCATGGTGGGCGCTGCGGCTGCGCTGGGTGGGGTGACCAGGATGACAG TGTCGCTGGTGGTGATCATGTTTGAGTTGACGGGAGGTCTGCAGTACATCATACCCATCATGGCCGCCGTCATGACCAGTAAATGGGTCGGGGATGCATTCGGCAAGGAGGGCAT CTATGATGCCCACATCCACCTGAATGGTTACCCATTCCTGGACGCAAAAGAAGAATTCAAACACACGACAATAGCTGCTGATATCATGAGACCAAG GAGAGGCGACCCTCCACTGGTTGTCATTGAACAGGACAACATGACTGTGGAAGAATTAG AAACCTTGCTGCAAGAAGAAGACTACAACGGCTTTCCTGTGGTGGTGTCCAAGGAAACACAGCTTCTGGTCGGGTTTGTGCTGAGAAGAGACCTCAGTCATGCCCTTG ACGAGGCAAGAAAAGCACAAGACGGTGTTGTCAGCAACTCCAGGGTCTATTTTACGACTCACGTCCCAGGACCGCTGGATGTGGGGCCAAAACCACTCAAACTCAAGAAAATGTTAGACCAA AGTCCATTCACCATCACAGACCAGACCCCCATGGAGGTGGTGATCGACATGTTCCGCAAACTGGGCCTGAGACAGTGCCTGGTCACGCACAAAGG TCGGCTATTGGGGATCATCACAAAGAAGGACATCCTGAGACACATAGCCACACTGGCCAATCAGGATCCAGATTCCATCCAGTTCCTTTAA
- the LOC136436757 gene encoding H(+)/Cl(-) exchange transporter 4-like isoform X3 → MESKKLLEEDMSTPKYESMNGGLPDDDDELLDIATEIATETASTTSAGSNQPFLESSTNILDSSEETMLEFGQYDDFHTIDWVRDISRDRLRHKQISRKSKESCWDLIKGTHDAWSGWLCVLFVGMAAGLFAGIVDIGASWMSDLKEGICPEAFWLNKEQCCWGSNDTTFDDRSCSQWLTWSQLFGIHTENAGTYILDYIIYVLWALSFSMIAVFLVRTLAPYACGSGIPEIKTILSGFIIRGYLGKWTLIIKSVCMMLAVSAGLSLGKEGPLVHVACCIGNFFSYLFPKYGRNEAKKREILSAASAAGVSVAFGAPIGGVLFSLEEVSYYFPLKTMWRSFFCALVAAFILRSINPFGNSHLVKFYVEYNTPWFFFELLPFILLGVFGGLYGAFFNKFNLKWCRFRKKSRMGLFPIAEVMIVTFVTALLAFPNPYTRENTSILIQRLFKDCGPVDDSDLCDYNATYAPNLNNRRNPYGEAGTGVQNAMWQLFLALILKGILTIFTFGMKVPAGLFIPSMAVGAIAGRLIGTGVEQLAYNFPDWILFDEACAGGQRCVTPGLYAMVGAAAALGGVTRMTVSLVVIMFELTGGLQYIIPIMAAVMTSKWVGDAFGKEGIYDAHIHLNGYPFLDAKEEFKHTTIAADIMRPRRGDPPLVVIEQDNMTVEELETLLQEEDYNGFPVVVSKETQLLVGFVLRRDLSHALDEARKAQDGVVSNSRVYFTTHVPGPLDVGPKPLKLKKMLDQSPFTITDQTPMEVVIDMFRKLGLRQCLVTHKGRLLGIATRKDVRKHVATLANQDPVSVQFH, encoded by the exons ATGGAATCCAAGAAACTTCTGGAAGAAGACATGTCGACACCAAAGTATGAGTCCATGAACGGGGGTTTGCCGGACGACGATGACGAACTCCTGGACATTGCCACGGAGATCGCCACGGAAACGGCCAGCACGACAAGCGCAGGCAGCAACCAACCATTCCTAG AGTCGTCGACCAACATTCTTGATTCTAGCGAAGAAACCATGCTAGAATTCGGCCAGTACGATGACTTCCACACGATCGACTGGGTACGGGACATTTCCCGCGACCGTTTGCGGCACAAGCAGATCTCCCGGAAGAGTAAGGAGTCGTGTTGGGATCTGATCAAGGGAACCCACGACGCCTGGTCGGgatggctgtgtgtgctgtttGTGGGAATGGCGGCAG GTCTGTTTGCAGGCATCGTTGACATCGGCGCGAGCTGGATGTCGGACCTGAAGGAGGGCATCTGTCCGGAGGCGTTCTGGCTGAACAAGGAGCAGTGCTGCTGGGGGAGTAACGACACCACCTTTGACGACAGGAGCTGCTCGCAGTGGCTGACCTGGTCCCAGCTCTTCGGCATCCACACGGAGAACGCAGGGACGTACATCCTGGACTACATCATCTACGTGCTGTGGGCGCTGTCCTTCTCCATGATCGCCGTGTTCCTGGTCAGAACGCTGGCGCCGTACGCCTGCGGATCCGGGATACCGGAG ATCAAGACCATCCTGAGTGGCTTCATCATCCGAGGTTACCTGGGGAAGTGGACCCTAATCATCAAGTCTGTGTGCATGATGTTAGCCGTGTCGGCGGGCCTGAGTCTGGGGAAGGAGGGCCCGCTGGTCCACGTGGCCTGCTGCATCGGAAACTTCTTCTCCTACTTGTTCCCCAAGTACGGCAGGAACGAGGCCAAGAAAAGAGAG ATCCTGTCAGCAGCGTCAGCAGCAGGTGTGTCGGTGGCCTTCGGTGCCCCCATAGGTGGAGTTCTCTTCAGTCTGGAAGAG GTGAGCTACTACTTCCCGTTGAAGACGATGTGGCGCTCGTTCTTCTGTGCCCTGGTGGCCGCCTTCATCCTACGTTCCATCAATCCATTCGGCAACAGCCACCTGGTCAAGTTCTACGTGGAGTACAACACTCCCTGGTTCTTCTTCGAACTCCTGCCATTCATTCTGTTGGGAGTCTTTGGG GGTCTCTATGGAGCATTCTTCAACAAGTTCAACCTGAAGTGGTGCAGATTCAGGAAGAAGTCCAGAATGGGGCTGTTTCCCATTGCTGAG gTGATGATCGTCACATTCGTCACAGCCCTGCTAGCTTTCCCCAACCCCTACACAAG gGAAAACACCAGCATTCTGATTCAGAGATTATTCAAGGACTGTGGACCTGTGGATGACTCTGACCTGTG TGACTACAACGCAACCTACGCGCCAAACCTGAACAACCGGAGAAACCCTTACGGCGAGGCGGGGACGGGCGTGCAGAACGCCATGTGGCAGTTGTTCCTGGCGCTCATACTGAAGGGCATCCTCACCATCTTCACATTCGGCATGAAG GTACCAGCTGGTCTGTTCATCCCATCCATGGCAGTGGGGGCCATCGCTGGGCGGCTCATCGGGACAGGGGTGGAACAGCTGGCCTA CAACTTCCCTGATTGGATCCTGTTTGACGAGGCGTGTGCGGGAGGACAGAGGTGCGTCACGCCGGGTTTGTACGCCATGGTGGGCGCTGCGGCTGCGCTGGGTGGGGTGACCAGGATGACAG TGTCGCTGGTGGTGATCATGTTTGAGTTGACGGGAGGTCTGCAGTACATCATACCCATCATGGCCGCCGTCATGACCAGTAAATGGGTCGGGGATGCATTCGGCAAGGAGGGCAT CTATGATGCCCACATCCACCTGAATGGTTACCCATTCCTGGACGCAAAAGAAGAATTCAAACACACGACAATAGCTGCTGATATCATGAGACCAAG GAGAGGCGACCCTCCACTGGTTGTCATTGAACAGGACAACATGACTGTGGAAGAATTAG AAACCTTGCTGCAAGAAGAAGACTACAACGGCTTTCCTGTGGTGGTGTCCAAGGAAACACAGCTTCTGGTCGGGTTTGTGCTGAGAAGAGACCTCAGTCATGCCCTTG ACGAGGCAAGAAAAGCACAAGACGGTGTTGTCAGCAACTCCAGGGTCTATTTTACGACTCACGTCCCAGGACCGCTGGATGTGGGGCCAAAACCACTCAAACTCAAGAAAATGTTAGACCAA AGTCCATTCACCATCACAGACCAGACCCCCATGGAGGTGGTGATCGACATGTTCCGCAAACTGGGCCTGAGACAGTGCCTGGTCACGCACAAAGG ACGTCTCTTAGGCATCGCCACACGGAAGGATGTACGGAAACACGTTGCAACACTGGCCAATCAGGACCCAGTTTCTGTCCAGTTCCATTAA
- the LOC136436757 gene encoding H(+)/Cl(-) exchange transporter 4-like isoform X1 yields MESKKLLEEDMSTPKYESMNGGLPDDDDELLDIATEIATETASTTSAGSNQPFLAWFRRTVDATGMSQDDISLQPFLNSCESSTNILDSSEETMLEFGQYDDFHTIDWVRDISRDRLRHKQISRKSKESCWDLIKGTHDAWSGWLCVLFVGMAAGLFAGIVDIGASWMSDLKEGICPEAFWLNKEQCCWGSNDTTFDDRSCSQWLTWSQLFGIHTENAGTYILDYIIYVLWALSFSMIAVFLVRTLAPYACGSGIPEIKTILSGFIIRGYLGKWTLIIKSVCMMLAVSAGLSLGKEGPLVHVACCIGNFFSYLFPKYGRNEAKKREILSAASAAGVSVAFGAPIGGVLFSLEEVSYYFPLKTMWRSFFCALVAAFILRSINPFGNSHLVKFYVEYNTPWFFFELLPFILLGVFGGLYGAFFNKFNLKWCRFRKKSRMGLFPIAEVMIVTFVTALLAFPNPYTRENTSILIQRLFKDCGPVDDSDLCDYNATYAPNLNNRRNPYGEAGTGVQNAMWQLFLALILKGILTIFTFGMKVPAGLFIPSMAVGAIAGRLIGTGVEQLAYNFPDWILFDEACAGGQRCVTPGLYAMVGAAAALGGVTRMTVSLVVIMFELTGGLQYIIPIMAAVMTSKWVGDAFGKEGIYDAHIHLNGYPFLDAKEEFKHTTIAADIMRPRRGDPPLVVIEQDNMTVEELETLLQEEDYNGFPVVVSKETQLLVGFVLRRDLSHALDEARKAQDGVVSNSRVYFTTHVPGPLDVGPKPLKLKKMLDQSPFTITDQTPMEVVIDMFRKLGLRQCLVTHKGRLLGIATRKDVRKHVATLANQDPVSVQFH; encoded by the exons ATGGAATCCAAGAAACTTCTGGAAGAAGACATGTCGACACCAAAGTATGAGTCCATGAACGGGGGTTTGCCGGACGACGATGACGAACTCCTGGACATTGCCACGGAGATCGCCACGGAAACGGCCAGCACGACAAGCGCAGGCAGCAACCAACCATTCCTAG CATGGTTCCGACGTACGGTTGACGCTACAGGGATGTCGCAGGACGATATCAGTCTCCAGCCTTTTCTCAACTCATGTG AGTCGTCGACCAACATTCTTGATTCTAGCGAAGAAACCATGCTAGAATTCGGCCAGTACGATGACTTCCACACGATCGACTGGGTACGGGACATTTCCCGCGACCGTTTGCGGCACAAGCAGATCTCCCGGAAGAGTAAGGAGTCGTGTTGGGATCTGATCAAGGGAACCCACGACGCCTGGTCGGgatggctgtgtgtgctgtttGTGGGAATGGCGGCAG GTCTGTTTGCAGGCATCGTTGACATCGGCGCGAGCTGGATGTCGGACCTGAAGGAGGGCATCTGTCCGGAGGCGTTCTGGCTGAACAAGGAGCAGTGCTGCTGGGGGAGTAACGACACCACCTTTGACGACAGGAGCTGCTCGCAGTGGCTGACCTGGTCCCAGCTCTTCGGCATCCACACGGAGAACGCAGGGACGTACATCCTGGACTACATCATCTACGTGCTGTGGGCGCTGTCCTTCTCCATGATCGCCGTGTTCCTGGTCAGAACGCTGGCGCCGTACGCCTGCGGATCCGGGATACCGGAG ATCAAGACCATCCTGAGTGGCTTCATCATCCGAGGTTACCTGGGGAAGTGGACCCTAATCATCAAGTCTGTGTGCATGATGTTAGCCGTGTCGGCGGGCCTGAGTCTGGGGAAGGAGGGCCCGCTGGTCCACGTGGCCTGCTGCATCGGAAACTTCTTCTCCTACTTGTTCCCCAAGTACGGCAGGAACGAGGCCAAGAAAAGAGAG ATCCTGTCAGCAGCGTCAGCAGCAGGTGTGTCGGTGGCCTTCGGTGCCCCCATAGGTGGAGTTCTCTTCAGTCTGGAAGAG GTGAGCTACTACTTCCCGTTGAAGACGATGTGGCGCTCGTTCTTCTGTGCCCTGGTGGCCGCCTTCATCCTACGTTCCATCAATCCATTCGGCAACAGCCACCTGGTCAAGTTCTACGTGGAGTACAACACTCCCTGGTTCTTCTTCGAACTCCTGCCATTCATTCTGTTGGGAGTCTTTGGG GGTCTCTATGGAGCATTCTTCAACAAGTTCAACCTGAAGTGGTGCAGATTCAGGAAGAAGTCCAGAATGGGGCTGTTTCCCATTGCTGAG gTGATGATCGTCACATTCGTCACAGCCCTGCTAGCTTTCCCCAACCCCTACACAAG gGAAAACACCAGCATTCTGATTCAGAGATTATTCAAGGACTGTGGACCTGTGGATGACTCTGACCTGTG TGACTACAACGCAACCTACGCGCCAAACCTGAACAACCGGAGAAACCCTTACGGCGAGGCGGGGACGGGCGTGCAGAACGCCATGTGGCAGTTGTTCCTGGCGCTCATACTGAAGGGCATCCTCACCATCTTCACATTCGGCATGAAG GTACCAGCTGGTCTGTTCATCCCATCCATGGCAGTGGGGGCCATCGCTGGGCGGCTCATCGGGACAGGGGTGGAACAGCTGGCCTA CAACTTCCCTGATTGGATCCTGTTTGACGAGGCGTGTGCGGGAGGACAGAGGTGCGTCACGCCGGGTTTGTACGCCATGGTGGGCGCTGCGGCTGCGCTGGGTGGGGTGACCAGGATGACAG TGTCGCTGGTGGTGATCATGTTTGAGTTGACGGGAGGTCTGCAGTACATCATACCCATCATGGCCGCCGTCATGACCAGTAAATGGGTCGGGGATGCATTCGGCAAGGAGGGCAT CTATGATGCCCACATCCACCTGAATGGTTACCCATTCCTGGACGCAAAAGAAGAATTCAAACACACGACAATAGCTGCTGATATCATGAGACCAAG GAGAGGCGACCCTCCACTGGTTGTCATTGAACAGGACAACATGACTGTGGAAGAATTAG AAACCTTGCTGCAAGAAGAAGACTACAACGGCTTTCCTGTGGTGGTGTCCAAGGAAACACAGCTTCTGGTCGGGTTTGTGCTGAGAAGAGACCTCAGTCATGCCCTTG ACGAGGCAAGAAAAGCACAAGACGGTGTTGTCAGCAACTCCAGGGTCTATTTTACGACTCACGTCCCAGGACCGCTGGATGTGGGGCCAAAACCACTCAAACTCAAGAAAATGTTAGACCAA AGTCCATTCACCATCACAGACCAGACCCCCATGGAGGTGGTGATCGACATGTTCCGCAAACTGGGCCTGAGACAGTGCCTGGTCACGCACAAAGG ACGTCTCTTAGGCATCGCCACACGGAAGGATGTACGGAAACACGTTGCAACACTGGCCAATCAGGACCCAGTTTCTGTCCAGTTCCATTAA